From the Ralstonia wenshanensis genome, the window GATGGCGTTGGCTACCGCAAACGAGGTGATGACCCACGTGCCCTGGTTTGGGGCCACGCCCAGGTCGCCCGAAATTGCCGGGATCGACACGTTGGCGATGGACGAATCCAGCACGTTCATGAAGGTGGCCAGCGACAGCGCGACTGTGCCGATCGCCAGTTTGGCGCCGGTCAGTGGCTGTAGCGGCTTGGGCGCGGCGGTTGCCATGCGTCAGACCTTGGGTGCGGGTTGCGAAGTGCGCGGAGCCGTTGCAGCCGGCACGTTGGTGGCGGCCGGTGCCGTAGCGCCGCCGCGGCCGGCGTTGGCCGTGATGATGCTGGCAATGACCTGATCGGCGTCTTTTCCGGCCTGGTCGTACACCGTCGTTTGCAGCGGCGAGGCTGTCGGGGCGGTGGCCAGGCTTTGGCCGCCTTCATCGTGGATGTCGACCTTGGCTTCCATCGACAGGCCCACGCGCAGCGGGTGGTCCTTCAGGTCCTTCGGGTCGAGCGACACGCGTACCGGCAGGCGTTGCACCACCTTGATCCAGTTGCCCGTGGCGTTCTGTGCCGGCAGCAGCGAGAACGCCGAGCCCGTGCCCGCCGAGAAACCGACCACCTTGCCGTGATACGTCACGCTGCTGCCATATACGTCGGCCACCAGTTCAACCGGCTGGCCCACGCGCATATGGCGCACCTGGACTTCCTTGAAGTTGGCGTCCACCCAGAGCTGGTCCAGCGGCACGATGGCCATCAGCGGCGTGCCCGGAGCGACGCGCTGGCCGACCTGCACCGAACGCTTGGCCACATAGCCCGTCACCGAAGCCGGCAGGCTCGTACGCGCATAGGCCAGGTAAGCCTCACGCACCTTGGCAGCAGCCTGCAATACGTTCGGATGACGCTCCAGCGTGGTCTGCTCGGTCAGCACACGGTTGCCTTGCAACTGTTCCTTGGCGGCTTCCAGTGCGGATTGCGCAGCCTGAACAGCGGTTTGTGCGTGCGAGATTTCTTCTTGCGACACGGCACCCGTGCCGGCGATCTGCTTGCGCCGTGCCAGGTCGTCCTTCGCTTTGGCGAGATCGCTTTCGCGCATGGCCAACGTGGCGGTGAACGCGCTGGTGTTCGAATACAGCGTGCGCACCTGGCGCACCGTCTGCGCGAGCGCCGCTTCGGCCTGCTCCAGAGCGACGCGTGCATCGGCACGGTCCAGTTCGATCAGAGGCTGGCCAGAGGTGACGAGCTGCGTGTCATCGGCGCGAATGGCGACCACGGTGCCCGCCACCTGCGGCGTCACCTGGACCACGTTGCCTTGCACGTATGCATCGTCGGTCGACTCGAACCAGCGGCCGTACAGGCCCCAGTAGAGGCCGTAGCCGACGCCGGCAACCACCAGTGCGGCGGCCAGCGTGGTCAGCATGCGCTTGCGCTTTCCGTTGGCATTGCCGTTGCCGGCGGGCGTTGCCGCGGGGGCTGAGGGTGCGGGGGCAGCGGACGGTGCGGCTTGGGGCTTGTTGTCACTCATGATGTTGGCTCGAAAGAATGCGGTGGAACGGTCGGTTCAGTTCAGTACAGCTCAGCCATGTGAGGCGGTGGCCTCGGGCTTGGCGCCCGGCAGGTCTTCTGTTGTATAGCCACCGCCGAGGGCCTTGATGAGGGCCATCTGCGCGTCGAGTCGGCGTGCCTGCAGATCAGTCGCGAGCTTGCGTTGCTGCAGCACGGTCGTCTCGGCGTTCAGCACAACCAGTTGTGTGCCAAGGCCGGCGTTGTAGCGGGTGCGGGCGAGGCTGTAGGCGCGCTCAGCTTCGCTCAAGGCGGTGCGCTGGATGGCGATCTGCGAGTCAATGCTGTGCAGCGTGGTGATCTGGTCAGCGGTGTCGTGCAGGGCTTCGGTCAGCGTCTGGTTGTAGCTCGCGACAGCGGCGTCATAGTTGGCGTACTTGCCGCGCAGGTTGGCGCGCAGCTTGCCGCCCTGGAAGATCGGCAGCTTGAGCGCCGGCCCAATACCGAGCTGGCGCGAGGCGCCGAGCAGCAGGTTTTCCGGCGCAATCGAGGCCAGCCCCAGGAATGCAGTCAGGCTGATATCCGGCAGGAACTGCGCCTTGGCGACGTCGATATCCTTCGACGCGGCTTCTACGCGCCAGCGCGCAGCCACGAGATCCGGGCGACGGCCGATCAGGTCGATGGTCAGGTTGTTCGGCAGCTTGGGCGTGGTTTGCGCGAGCAGCGTCGGGCGTGTGATTGCGAGTCCGCGGTCGGGGCCCTTGCCCAGCAGCGCGGCCAACTGGTTGCGTGCCAGCGCGATCTGCTCGTCGACTTGTTCAAGTTCCGTTTGCGCAGCGGCCACATTGGCGCGGGCCTGCGTGGTTTCAACTTGCGTATCAAGACCCGCACGCACGCGTTGGCCTGCAAGGTTGGTCAGATCCTTGCGCTGCACGATCGCACGTTCGGCCACGTCGCGCTGCGCGTAGAGCGCCGCGAGCTTGGCGTAGGTGCGTGCCACCGTGGTCGACAGCATCAGACGCGAAGCCTGGCTTTCCGCTTCCATCGATTTGTCATCGGACAGCGCAGCTTCCAGCGCGGAGCGATTCTTGCCCCAGAAATCCAGGTCGTAACTCACGCCCAGCTGGATCTTCGATTCCGTGAACCACCGGCCAGCCAGCGGCGTGCCTTCAAACATGTCGTATTCCGACAGGCGCTGGCGCGTCATGTCGGCATCGAGCCCCACGCTCGGATACAGGTTGCCGCGCACCACATCGGCCATCGCACGCGACGCGCGCACGCGGGCAAAGGCGACTTGCAGGTTCGGGTTGTCCTTGATGGCCTCATCTACCAGTGCGCGCAGTTGCGGATCGTTGAACTGATCGACCCAGTTCTGCGACGGCCACTGGCCGCCTTGCGAGGGCAACGATTGCGTGCTCGCCAACTGGCTCGGCGTGGTCAGAGTCTGTGTGCTGTGCGAATTGCCGAGGTTCGCGCAACCGGCCAGCACGGCCAGCGTCACGGCGGAAAGCGCCACACCCAGGCGTGCCGGCCATTGCGCGCGCGTACTGCCGGCGCGGCTTAGGGGCGAAAGTGCCTGAGGGGCGGAGTTCAAGGCGTTCATGTTGTTTGATGGGTCAAGCGATCAAGGGGGCGGGAAGCGTCCGGTGCTGCGGGTGCAATTCGGGCAAAGCGGCGTCAGTGACCGGCGGGGCGCACGCGATGCGCCTCCGTTGCGGCGCCGTTGTCGAGAATGCGCTTGAGAAGTCCGCGCAGCGTATCGACGTCGCCCGGCGTGAAGCCAGCAAAGAAACGGTTCAGCACGTGCGTATAGATGGCCGGCATGCGGTCGGCCAAGTCGCGGCCGGCCTGGGTCACCTCCAGATGCACGACACGGCGGTCGGACTCGCTGCGCACGCGCTCGATCAGGCCACGCTTTTCCATGCGGCTGAGCATGCGCGTGAGTGAGCCGATGTCGGTATTCAGCTCGCGGCCGAGATCGGTAGCGGTTTGGCATCGGCCGTTGGCTAACAGCACCAGGCAGCTGGCCTGCGAGTGCGTCACATCCATCGCGGCAACCTCCTGCTCGATGGCCATGGACAGCGCCGTCTTGGCGCGCCCCACGAGGTAGCCCACGCTTTCGCACATGCGGTAGTCCTCCACCCGGAAGAGGGTTCCGGCAGCAATTTCGGTGGCGGGTCTTGTTTGTTCGGACATCTTATGTATGCACAATCATTGTCCGGACAAATATACGAATCGGCGCAGCAAACAGCAAGGTACTGAATGCGCGATTCCACTTTTAGAAATAATTGGTGATCTAGTGCGCACGCAATCTGTGCTCCTTCATCGATTCGTCAAGGAGTGTCATGTCTTGCGCATCGCAGCATGCTAGAATGTCAGGTTATTCCGCGAGCTGAATTTGGGTACTGTCCCGGGCTCGTGTCACGTCTTTTCGAGTTCACATCCCATGCGCGCGCTTCGCAACATCGCCATCATTGCCCACGTTGACCACGGCAAAACCACGCTGGTCGACCAGCTCCTTCGCCAAGCCGGCACGTTCCGCGAGAACGAGCAGATCGCCGAGCGCGTGATGGATTCGAACGACATCGAAAAAGAACGCGGCATCACGATCCTGGCCAAGAACTGCGCGGTCGAATACAACGGCACGCACATCAACATCGTCGACACGCCGGGGCACGCCGACTTCGGTGGCGAGGTGGAGCGCGTGCTGTCGATGGTCGACGGCGTGCTGCTGCTGGTCGATGCTGTGGAAGGTCCGATGCCGCAGACGCGTTTCGTGACTCGCAAGGCGCTCGCCCTGGGCCTGAAGCCGATCGTCGTGATCAACAAGGTGGACCGTCCGGGCGCGCGTCCGGAGTGGGTGATCAACCAGACCTTCGACCTGTTCGACAAGCTGGGCGCCAACGACGACCAGCTCGACTTCCCGGTCGTGTACGCCTCGGGCCTGAACGGTTACGCCGGCCTGACTGACGACGTGCGCGAAGGCGACATGAAGCCGCTGTTCGAGACCATTCTCGACAAGGTGCCGCAGCGTAACGACGACCCGAACGGCCCGTTCCAGCTGCAGATCATCTCGCTGGACTATTCCAGCTACGTCGGCAAGATCGGCGTGGGCCGCATCACGCGTGGCCGCGTGCGTCCGCTGCAGGACGTGGTGGTCAAGTTCGGCCCGGAAGGCAACCCGATCAAGGGCCGTATCAACCAGGTGCTGAAGTTCCGCGGCCTGGAGCGCGAGCTGGTGCAGGAAGCCGAAGCCGGCGACATCGTGCTGATCAACGGTATTGAAGAACTGGGCATCGGCTGCACCGTGTGCGCCCCGGACGCTCAGGAAGCGCTGCCGATGCTGAAGGTGGACGAGCCGACGCTGACGATGAACTTCTGCGTCAACACCTCGCCCCTGGCTGGCCGCGAAGGCAAGTTTGTGACGAGCCGCCAACTGCGCGATCGTCTGGACCGCGAGCTGAAGTCCAACGTGGCCCTGCGCGTGAAGGACACCGGCGACGACACGATCTTCGAAGTGTCGGGCCGTGGCGAATTGCACCTGACGATTTTGGTGGAAAACATGCGCCGTGAAGGCTACGAGCTGGCCGTGTCGCGCCCGCGCGTGGTGTTCAAGGAAATCGACGGCGTGAAGTGCGAGCCGTTCGAGCGCCTGACCGTGGACGTGGAAGACGGCCACCAGGGCGGCGTGATGGAAGAGTTGGGCCGCCGTAAGGGCGAACTGCTCGACATGGCGTCGGACGGCAAGGGCCGTACGCGTCTGGAATACCGCATTCCGGCCCGTGGCCTGATCGGCTTCCAGGGTGAATTCCTGACTCTGACGCGCGGCACCGGCCTGATCAGCCACATCTTCGACGACTACTCGCCGGTCAAGGAAGGTGACCTGGGCGAGCGCCACAATGGCGTGCTGATCTCGCAGGACGACGGCGCTGCCGTGGCCTACGCGCTGTGGAAGCTGCAGGATCGCGGCCGCATGTTCGTGTCGCCTGGCGATGCGCTTTACGAAGGCATGATCATCGGTATCCACAGCCGAGACAATGACCTAGTGGTCAACCCGATCAAGGGTAAGCAGCTGACCAACGTGCGTGCGTCGGGCACCGATGAAGCCGTGCGCCTGGTCCCGCCGATCCAGATGTCGCTCGAATACGCGGTCGAGTTCATCGCCGACGACGAACTGGTGGAAGTCACGCCGAAGAGCATCCGCCTGCGCAAGCGTCACCTGAAGGAACATGAGCGCAAGCGCGCCTCGCGTGAAGAAGCGGTCTGATCGCAGGTCGATCTGCCAAGAAGAACGCCCCGAGATTTCGGGGCGTTTTTTTTCTTAGCGCTCAGGACGGATAGCCGATATGGTCGGGCTCAGCCGTCAAGGTGGAGCGCGGGCTGCGCCACTCGGGCGGTTTCCACAGGTAGCGAATATCCCGATCGCGGAACACGTCGGCCCACATGTCGCGCCATTCGTGGAAGGTGAGGGTGATCGGGTTGTGCGTGTGGATCTGCCGCGTGATGCCAAAGACGGGCGCGTCTTTCTCGGGCACGAAGCTGCCGAACATGCGATCCCAGATGGTCAGCACACCGGCGTAGTTTCGGTCGATGTACTGGGGGTTCTTGGCGTGGTGCACGCGGTGCACCGACGGCGTATTCACGTATTGCCCGAGCCACCGCCAGAAGCCGGCGTAGCGTGAATCCAGCGCACCCAGCCGCGTATGCACGAAGAACTGGAATGCCAGGTTCAGACCCACGGCCAGGATCACCCAGTCCGGCGTAAAGCCGATCCACGCAAGCGGAATCCAGAACAGCCACATGCCAGAAATCGGATAGGTCAGGCTCTGGCGGAACGCCGTCGAAAAATTCATGCCTTCCGACGAGTGGTGCGTCACATGCGAGGCCCACATCCAGCGCACGCGGTGGCTGGCGCGATGGAAGAAGTAGTAGAGAAAATCCTGCAACAGCAGGAGCAGCACGAACGACCACCATGTCTCCGGCACCGCGCGCAGACCGTGGCTGTACGTCCACGCGTACACGGTCTTGATCATCAGCCACAGGAAGAACGCGTCCGACGCCTGGTGCATGAGCGCGAGGCACGCGTTTGAAACGGTGTCCTTGAGGCTGTAGACGGACGGATCGCGCTTGCGCCAGTACCACGCCTCCGCGCCGATGGTCAGCAGGAAGACCGGCGCAAAGGCCAGCAGGATCAGGCCTGGGTCGAAACCGGACGCGCCCGGGGTGGCGTTGGCAGGGTTCATTGGATTGTTGTGATGTGTGTCGTCTCCAACTGGCAGGTATACGCCCAACACCCGCGCTGCGAAAGGGGGCAGGCTAGAGCCATTCCTCGCTTCAATACGCTGTCGTGTACAGTGCGAGCCGTTATTCCCACAACAACATCCGAGACATGCAATCCACCGTTTCCATCGCGCCGCAGGCTGAAGTTCAACCCAACGTGATCGCTGAAGTCCGCGGCGGCATCGGCTGGCTGACGCTGAACCGGCCGCAGGCGCTCAACGCGCTGTCGCTGGAGATGATCCGCGCGATGTCGCATGCGCTGCTGGCCTGGCAGCACGATCCGGAAGTCCACGCCGTCATCCTGCGCGGCGAAGGCGGCAAGGCCCTGTGCGCAGGCGGCGACATCCGCTTCTTCCACCGCGCCGCCACGGCCAACGACCCGCAACTCATCACCTTTTTCACCGAGGAATACCGCCTCAATCACCTGATTTTCAGCTATGCCAAGCCCTACATCGCGGTGATGGACGGTGTGGTCATGGGCGGTGGCATGGGCATCTCGCAAGGCGCATCGCTGCGCGTGGTGACCGAGCGCACCAAGATGGCCATGCCCGAAACCAATATCGGCTTGTTCCCAGACGTGGGCGGTGGTTGGTTCCTGGCGCGCGTGCCCGGCCATGTGGGCGAATATCTGGGCGTGACGGGGCAGATGATCGCAGCGGCGGACGCGTTGTCGGTGGGCCTTGCCGA encodes:
- a CDS encoding HlyD family secretion protein codes for the protein MSDNKPQAAPSAAPAPSAPAATPAGNGNANGKRKRMLTTLAAALVVAGVGYGLYWGLYGRWFESTDDAYVQGNVVQVTPQVAGTVVAIRADDTQLVTSGQPLIELDRADARVALEQAEAALAQTVRQVRTLYSNTSAFTATLAMRESDLAKAKDDLARRKQIAGTGAVSQEEISHAQTAVQAAQSALEAAKEQLQGNRVLTEQTTLERHPNVLQAAAKVREAYLAYARTSLPASVTGYVAKRSVQVGQRVAPGTPLMAIVPLDQLWVDANFKEVQVRHMRVGQPVELVADVYGSSVTYHGKVVGFSAGTGSAFSLLPAQNATGNWIKVVQRLPVRVSLDPKDLKDHPLRVGLSMEAKVDIHDEGGQSLATAPTASPLQTTVYDQAGKDADQVIASIITANAGRGGATAPAATNVPAATAPRTSQPAPKV
- a CDS encoding AdeC/AdeK/OprM family multidrug efflux complex outer membrane factor, coding for MNALNSAPQALSPLSRAGSTRAQWPARLGVALSAVTLAVLAGCANLGNSHSTQTLTTPSQLASTQSLPSQGGQWPSQNWVDQFNDPQLRALVDEAIKDNPNLQVAFARVRASRAMADVVRGNLYPSVGLDADMTRQRLSEYDMFEGTPLAGRWFTESKIQLGVSYDLDFWGKNRSALEAALSDDKSMEAESQASRLMLSTTVARTYAKLAALYAQRDVAERAIVQRKDLTNLAGQRVRAGLDTQVETTQARANVAAAQTELEQVDEQIALARNQLAALLGKGPDRGLAITRPTLLAQTTPKLPNNLTIDLIGRRPDLVAARWRVEAASKDIDVAKAQFLPDISLTAFLGLASIAPENLLLGASRQLGIGPALKLPIFQGGKLRANLRGKYANYDAAVASYNQTLTEALHDTADQITTLHSIDSQIAIQRTALSEAERAYSLARTRYNAGLGTQLVVLNAETTVLQQRKLATDLQARRLDAQMALIKALGGGYTTEDLPGAKPEATASHG
- a CDS encoding MarR family winged helix-turn-helix transcriptional regulator, which produces MSEQTRPATEIAAGTLFRVEDYRMCESVGYLVGRAKTALSMAIEQEVAAMDVTHSQASCLVLLANGRCQTATDLGRELNTDIGSLTRMLSRMEKRGLIERVRSESDRRVVHLEVTQAGRDLADRMPAIYTHVLNRFFAGFTPGDVDTLRGLLKRILDNGAATEAHRVRPAGH
- the typA gene encoding translational GTPase TypA, which produces MRALRNIAIIAHVDHGKTTLVDQLLRQAGTFRENEQIAERVMDSNDIEKERGITILAKNCAVEYNGTHINIVDTPGHADFGGEVERVLSMVDGVLLLVDAVEGPMPQTRFVTRKALALGLKPIVVINKVDRPGARPEWVINQTFDLFDKLGANDDQLDFPVVYASGLNGYAGLTDDVREGDMKPLFETILDKVPQRNDDPNGPFQLQIISLDYSSYVGKIGVGRITRGRVRPLQDVVVKFGPEGNPIKGRINQVLKFRGLERELVQEAEAGDIVLINGIEELGIGCTVCAPDAQEALPMLKVDEPTLTMNFCVNTSPLAGREGKFVTSRQLRDRLDRELKSNVALRVKDTGDDTIFEVSGRGELHLTILVENMRREGYELAVSRPRVVFKEIDGVKCEPFERLTVDVEDGHQGGVMEELGRRKGELLDMASDGKGRTRLEYRIPARGLIGFQGEFLTLTRGTGLISHIFDDYSPVKEGDLGERHNGVLISQDDGAAVAYALWKLQDRGRMFVSPGDALYEGMIIGIHSRDNDLVVNPIKGKQLTNVRASGTDEAVRLVPPIQMSLEYAVEFIADDELVEVTPKSIRLRKRHLKEHERKRASREEAV
- a CDS encoding sterol desaturase family protein produces the protein MNPANATPGASGFDPGLILLAFAPVFLLTIGAEAWYWRKRDPSVYSLKDTVSNACLALMHQASDAFFLWLMIKTVYAWTYSHGLRAVPETWWSFVLLLLLQDFLYYFFHRASHRVRWMWASHVTHHSSEGMNFSTAFRQSLTYPISGMWLFWIPLAWIGFTPDWVILAVGLNLAFQFFVHTRLGALDSRYAGFWRWLGQYVNTPSVHRVHHAKNPQYIDRNYAGVLTIWDRMFGSFVPEKDAPVFGITRQIHTHNPITLTFHEWRDMWADVFRDRDIRYLWKPPEWRSPRSTLTAEPDHIGYPS
- a CDS encoding enoyl-CoA hydratase/isomerase family protein, which produces MQSTVSIAPQAEVQPNVIAEVRGGIGWLTLNRPQALNALSLEMIRAMSHALLAWQHDPEVHAVILRGEGGKALCAGGDIRFFHRAATANDPQLITFFTEEYRLNHLIFSYAKPYIAVMDGVVMGGGMGISQGASLRVVTERTKMAMPETNIGLFPDVGGGWFLARVPGHVGEYLGVTGQMIAAADALSVGLADCHVTTEALSAIVQRLHDGNWSSAEQIAACFTEAASAPDDAKAIIAPHREAIDDCFSQGSVQGIFADLAGSTDAEWAAQTAAHMAKRSPLMMAVTLELIRRGRHTTLADELRRELDMMTHVFAEGDGIEGIRALAVDKDHAPKWKHTSIDAVRDDEVTAFFVSPWRHEQHPLLGLSD